One genomic segment of Nitrospira sp. includes these proteins:
- a CDS encoding carbon monoxide dehydrogenase beta subunit family protein → MSQYRVLPGPEHFLPPAAASMGIRLPNPGEAHINGVIVSEEKAYEEAAKQFLMAKVPTLFPGPLVLWAWNEKAAKKATAIRHLYNTLKECVQPGQKPMLIPMPDYRPKYPKINPEVEINPNHPNLTIWHNKIDCCMFIGVHCHQANLSLKIIRGGTSCYTIAMCAQAGHEDAMLSFRDASVEKIMTLADWVRKLKGTVQPRLTSAKSGASN, encoded by the coding sequence ATGAGTCAATACCGCGTGCTTCCAGGACCAGAACACTTTCTGCCCCCCGCTGCCGCCAGTATGGGCATTCGGTTACCGAACCCGGGCGAAGCCCACATCAACGGCGTCATTGTCTCCGAAGAAAAAGCCTATGAAGAGGCTGCCAAGCAATTCTTGATGGCCAAAGTGCCGACCCTCTTCCCTGGGCCCTTGGTGCTCTGGGCTTGGAATGAAAAGGCCGCCAAAAAGGCCACGGCAATCCGCCATCTGTACAACACGCTGAAGGAATGTGTGCAGCCAGGCCAAAAGCCCATGCTGATTCCCATGCCGGACTATCGCCCCAAGTACCCCAAGATCAATCCCGAAGTTGAAATCAACCCCAACCATCCGAATCTGACCATCTGGCACAACAAAATTGACTGCTGCATGTTCATCGGTGTGCATTGCCACCAGGCGAACCTGTCGCTCAAGATTATTCGGGGCGGGACCTCATGCTACACAATTGCAATGTGCGCGCAGGCCGGCCATGAAGACGCGATGCTCTCATTCCGCGATGCATCGGTCGAAAAAATCATGACCCTGGCAGACTGGGTGAGAAAGTTGAAAGGGACAGTCCAACCACGGCTGACGTCAGCCAAGAGCGGGGCGTCAAACTAA
- a CDS encoding alpha/beta fold hydrolase has translation MTLAPRYWPRDLSLRQTPQHKRLFTTEPKTQLLGFCHWQPRSLESPTLILVHGLEGCADSHYMRGIAAKAYRRGFNVVRLNQRTCGGTEHLTPTLYNSGLSSDYREIVKELAMVDGLTRIWLVGYSMGGNLVLKAAGEMGGAIPALAGVVAICPNIDPTQCVAALEQPRNWIYHQHFLSRLKARMKRKAGLFPGKWDLRPMGSMQTISQFDDYYTARDGGYRNGADYYDRAGARHVLHQIAVPTLIITAQDDPFIPYSLFAQPELIGNHSISLLAPRHGGHCGFFSLSQNGEDSYWAENRIVEFVTRAR, from the coding sequence ATGACCCTGGCGCCACGGTACTGGCCACGAGATCTCTCACTGAGACAGACCCCTCAGCACAAACGTCTTTTTACCACTGAACCGAAAACGCAGCTCCTCGGATTCTGCCACTGGCAGCCACGTTCCTTGGAATCACCCACACTCATTCTTGTTCATGGACTGGAGGGCTGCGCAGACTCCCACTACATGCGTGGGATAGCCGCAAAAGCCTACCGACGGGGATTCAATGTCGTGCGGCTGAACCAACGCACCTGCGGCGGCACCGAGCACCTTACGCCAACCCTCTATAACAGCGGACTGAGTAGCGATTATCGCGAGATCGTCAAAGAACTGGCGATGGTGGACGGCCTGACGCGCATCTGGCTGGTGGGCTATTCGATGGGTGGCAATCTGGTGCTGAAGGCGGCCGGTGAAATGGGAGGGGCCATCCCAGCCCTTGCAGGAGTGGTGGCCATATGCCCGAACATTGATCCCACCCAGTGCGTAGCGGCCCTGGAGCAACCACGCAACTGGATCTACCACCAGCACTTCCTGTCACGGCTCAAAGCGCGCATGAAACGGAAGGCCGGGCTCTTTCCGGGGAAGTGGGATCTGCGTCCGATGGGCTCGATGCAAACCATCAGCCAATTCGACGACTACTACACGGCCCGCGACGGAGGCTATCGAAACGGAGCCGATTACTATGATCGCGCAGGAGCCCGGCATGTGCTGCATCAAATCGCGGTCCCGACCTTGATCATCACTGCCCAGGACGACCCATTCATTCCCTATTCACTATTTGCTCAACCCGAGCTCATCGGGAATCATTCCATCTCGCTTCTGGCTCCCCGCCATGGCGGACATTGCGGATTCTTCAGCCTGAGCCAAAACGGTGAAGACTCCTACTGGGCGGAGAACAGAATTGTCGAGTTTGTGACTCGCGCGCGGTAA
- a CDS encoding thiamine pyrophosphate-dependent enzyme, whose protein sequence is MSKERIQISEALYDIMPSDYQDLVKSATYGKEDRGWKDIGNSKELIEQHSLCAGCPESMAFRYILASLPNPEDTVMVGSTGCTSLVFPMVAVHNIHSLFGNQNAIASGLKRALSVRFPGRTKDVVVLAGDGATVDIGLDMTLQAWFRQEKFTTICFDNELYANTGGQESGLMQKGFVAKMAPVGKLFDKVRLPEIARESGCHYVVNCTVSKPSLVEKVIRNAVHIAREIGPTYLQLYTPCILEIGKNSMEGLQEMRDSEKPTERFAYKEYVSEPAKQLLAELAAKDKERKAAAKQLAGQA, encoded by the coding sequence ATGAGTAAAGAACGTATTCAGATTTCAGAAGCCCTCTACGACATCATGCCGTCTGATTATCAGGACCTGGTCAAGAGCGCGACCTACGGCAAGGAAGATCGTGGCTGGAAAGATATCGGTAACAGCAAGGAACTCATCGAGCAGCACTCACTCTGCGCGGGCTGCCCGGAGTCTATGGCGTTCCGTTATATCCTGGCCTCACTCCCCAATCCAGAAGACACCGTGATGGTTGGTTCAACCGGTTGCACCAGCTTGGTGTTCCCGATGGTGGCTGTCCACAACATTCACTCTCTCTTCGGCAACCAGAACGCCATCGCATCCGGACTGAAGCGCGCCCTGAGCGTCCGCTTTCCAGGCCGGACGAAAGACGTCGTGGTCCTCGCCGGTGACGGCGCCACCGTTGACATCGGCCTCGACATGACCCTTCAAGCCTGGTTCCGCCAGGAAAAGTTCACCACCATCTGCTTCGATAACGAACTCTACGCCAACACTGGCGGCCAGGAGAGCGGACTGATGCAGAAGGGCTTCGTCGCCAAGATGGCTCCGGTCGGCAAGCTGTTTGACAAGGTGCGTTTGCCGGAAATCGCCCGCGAGTCCGGCTGTCACTATGTGGTGAATTGCACTGTCAGCAAGCCATCCCTGGTCGAAAAAGTCATCCGTAACGCCGTGCATATTGCGCGCGAGATCGGCCCGACCTATCTTCAGCTCTATACGCCCTGCATTCTGGAAATCGGGAAGAACAGCATGGAGGGCCTTCAGGAGATGCGTGACTCCGAAAAGCCGACCGAGCGGTTCGCGTACAAGGAATACGTCAGCGAGCCGGCCAAACAATTGCTGGCTGAACTGGCAGCGAAAGATAAAGAACGGAAAGCGGCCGCCAAGCAATTGGCCGGGCAAGCCTAA
- a CDS encoding 2-oxoacid:acceptor oxidoreductase family protein, producing the protein MIKKRLNIRMSGLGGQGAVTAAHVLAMAANRDGKFSISNPFFGAEKRMAPAESYCRIGIERIYDRGELVFPDVIQVFHPQVITMGKSYTMPFYSGVKEGGVVVINSAQPLLSEEDIQRLKDLNVALFYIAGTELAIEVAGTELSTNMAMIGSVAGITKCVSMEALDGALQERFGKKFVASGGTASLDEAIKKKFAKKEMLLAKNLATVKAAYEIASEWADKNKIELRVGNPAVAA; encoded by the coding sequence ATGATTAAGAAGAGACTCAATATCCGGATGTCGGGTTTAGGCGGACAGGGCGCGGTCACTGCAGCCCATGTCTTGGCCATGGCCGCAAACCGGGACGGAAAGTTTTCGATCTCCAACCCGTTCTTTGGAGCGGAGAAGCGGATGGCTCCGGCGGAGAGCTATTGCCGTATCGGTATCGAGCGGATCTACGACCGCGGCGAGTTGGTATTCCCGGATGTGATCCAGGTATTTCACCCTCAGGTCATCACGATGGGCAAGAGCTATACGATGCCATTCTATTCCGGCGTGAAAGAAGGCGGCGTCGTGGTTATCAACTCCGCGCAGCCCCTTCTGTCAGAAGAAGACATTCAGCGGCTCAAAGATTTGAACGTCGCTCTGTTTTATATCGCCGGGACTGAGCTCGCCATCGAAGTCGCTGGCACCGAGCTGTCCACGAACATGGCCATGATCGGATCTGTGGCAGGCATTACCAAATGCGTCTCGATGGAAGCCTTGGATGGCGCGCTTCAAGAGCGCTTCGGAAAGAAGTTCGTCGCGTCAGGCGGTACGGCTTCACTGGACGAAGCGATCAAGAAGAAGTTCGCCAAGAAGGAAATGTTGCTCGCCAAGAATCTGGCCACCGTGAAGGCGGCCTATGAAATCGCCAGCGAATGGGCGGATAAGAACAAAATCGAGTTACGAGTCGGCAATCCTGCCGTAGCCGCGTAA
- a CDS encoding ubiquitin-like protein UBact has translation MIYQMMPERREGPVDPMPKAPSPSEEGGGPRRPDTGSPDKDSLMKRMKKVDPKQAERYRQRTGE, from the coding sequence ATGATCTACCAGATGATGCCTGAGCGACGGGAGGGACCGGTTGATCCGATGCCGAAGGCGCCGAGCCCGTCGGAAGAGGGCGGCGGGCCGCGGCGTCCCGATACCGGGTCGCCAGACAAGGACAGTTTGATGAAGCGGATGAAGAAGGTCGATCCGAAGCAGGCTGAGCGGTACCGACAGCGGACGGGGGAGTGA
- a CDS encoding pyruvate ferredoxin oxidoreductase — protein sequence MYNVAQVIDEKCTAKKGCRLCIMYCPEANCLDLNSSKMVAEVNIDRCKGCELCVVVCDAAKHNAIEMQAVSATGQLMAKKGESAALGQAYQG from the coding sequence ATGTATAACGTAGCGCAAGTCATCGATGAGAAATGCACTGCCAAGAAGGGCTGCCGCCTCTGCATCATGTATTGCCCGGAAGCCAACTGCCTGGACCTGAACTCCAGCAAGATGGTCGCCGAGGTCAATATTGATCGCTGCAAGGGGTGCGAACTGTGCGTAGTCGTTTGCGACGCCGCAAAGCACAATGCGATTGAGATGCAGGCCGTGAGCGCCACCGGTCAGCTGATGGCGAAAAAAGGCGAGTCAGCAGCTCTAGGACAAGCCTACCAAGGCTAA
- a CDS encoding proteasome accessory factor PafA2 family protein, protein MLRLFGIETEYGITREDLDEVDPVVESMELVRAHLTASFERRWDYGGEDPHDDARGFRVSGLQQDKEEDDFAKIDAHRPFSFHEMKSDLVLPNGARFYNDHTHPEYSSPECRTLRDLLAHDRAGERVVQRAAERRNRTLGGPHVQLYKNNTDLHGHSYGCHDNYLVSRSIPFQQLVAGLLPFLVSRQVIAGAGKVGIEAQESGFVPGQYQLSQRADFMETDLSVDTMHNRPILNTRDEPHAVREKYRRLHLIIGDANMCEYATALKVGTTQLVLELIDRGAAPAIELADPVSAVKQISRDPDLKATVRQKQGPALSGLDIQEQYYTAARRMLAGADAETDWVLREWGETLGLLKQDRSQLVGKLDWVTKLWLLETFVREERIGWDDPWLASLDLEYHNLNADRGLYLGLEAEGKAWRMTTEADIEQALSAGPHDTRGGLRGLCVRRFPDQIKSMQWERIQFSGGLRGKTLEMGDLFDPIEVRVCAEIFEQAASPAEAVAAWRIRKESQS, encoded by the coding sequence ATGTTGCGTCTCTTCGGCATAGAAACAGAGTACGGGATTACGCGCGAGGATCTCGATGAGGTAGATCCGGTCGTCGAGTCCATGGAGCTGGTGCGCGCGCATCTGACGGCGTCGTTCGAACGGCGCTGGGATTATGGCGGAGAAGATCCGCACGATGATGCCCGGGGGTTTCGGGTGTCCGGGCTCCAACAGGATAAAGAAGAAGACGACTTCGCCAAGATCGATGCGCACCGGCCCTTTTCATTTCATGAGATGAAAAGCGACCTGGTGCTGCCGAACGGCGCCCGCTTCTACAACGACCATACGCACCCGGAGTATTCCAGCCCCGAATGTCGGACCTTGCGCGATTTGCTCGCGCACGATCGAGCGGGAGAGCGGGTGGTGCAACGCGCGGCCGAGCGGAGGAATCGAACCCTTGGTGGTCCGCATGTGCAGCTCTATAAGAACAATACCGATCTCCATGGCCATAGTTATGGCTGCCATGACAACTATCTCGTCTCGCGCTCAATCCCGTTTCAGCAACTGGTCGCAGGTCTCCTGCCGTTCTTAGTCAGTCGTCAGGTGATTGCTGGTGCCGGTAAAGTCGGTATCGAGGCGCAGGAGAGCGGTTTCGTTCCCGGGCAGTATCAGCTCTCACAGCGGGCCGATTTCATGGAGACGGATCTGAGCGTCGATACGATGCATAACCGGCCCATTCTCAATACCAGGGATGAGCCGCACGCCGTTCGGGAGAAGTATCGACGGCTGCATCTGATCATCGGCGATGCGAATATGTGCGAGTATGCGACGGCGTTGAAGGTCGGCACAACGCAATTGGTACTGGAGTTGATCGATCGGGGGGCTGCACCTGCGATTGAACTGGCCGATCCGGTTTCGGCGGTGAAGCAGATTTCGCGGGATCCCGACCTCAAGGCGACCGTGCGCCAGAAGCAGGGGCCGGCTCTTTCCGGTCTGGACATTCAGGAACAGTACTATACGGCAGCCAGGCGCATGCTGGCCGGCGCGGATGCCGAGACGGACTGGGTGCTGCGCGAATGGGGTGAGACCCTGGGGCTGCTCAAGCAGGATCGCAGTCAATTGGTCGGTAAGCTCGATTGGGTGACGAAGTTGTGGTTGCTGGAGACCTTTGTACGGGAAGAGCGGATCGGCTGGGATGATCCCTGGCTGGCGAGTCTGGATCTCGAGTACCACAATCTGAACGCCGACCGCGGACTGTACCTCGGGCTGGAAGCCGAGGGGAAGGCCTGGCGTATGACCACGGAGGCCGACATTGAGCAGGCCCTGTCCGCCGGTCCTCACGATACCCGCGGTGGGTTGCGGGGCCTGTGTGTGCGGCGGTTTCCCGATCAGATCAAGTCGATGCAGTGGGAGCGTATTCAGTTCTCAGGCGGGTTAAGGGGCAAGACGCTGGAGATGGGCGACCTGTTCGATCCGATCGAGGTGCGGGTCTGTGCCGAGATTTTTGAACAGGCGGCCTCTCCGGCCGAGGCCGTGGCTGCCTGGAGGATAAGAAAGGAATCACAGTCATGA
- a CDS encoding DUF2203 domain-containing protein, whose product MAEDRDEDSPGRVFTLFEANQLIPQLQTHLETVKQFKSVLVRTRDEVRKASEQALYGGGTSVGTQYVISLQTISSNLHAIHELGVHVKDIDLGLCDFPHARDGRIVYLCWKLGETEVRWWHEVTHGYKDRCPLEGPA is encoded by the coding sequence ATGGCTGAAGATCGAGATGAAGACAGTCCGGGACGAGTCTTTACGCTATTTGAAGCGAATCAACTCATTCCGCAGCTCCAAACCCACCTGGAGACCGTCAAGCAATTCAAGTCTGTCCTCGTCCGAACGCGCGATGAGGTCCGTAAGGCCTCAGAACAAGCGCTCTATGGAGGCGGAACGTCTGTGGGAACCCAATACGTGATCAGCCTGCAAACGATTAGTTCCAATCTTCACGCCATCCATGAATTGGGTGTCCACGTGAAAGATATCGATCTAGGCCTGTGCGACTTTCCTCACGCCCGTGACGGACGAATCGTGTATCTCTGCTGGAAGCTTGGAGAAACCGAAGTCCGTTGGTGGCATGAAGTGACGCATGGATACAAAGACCGATGCCCCCTTGAAGGCCCTGCCTAA
- a CDS encoding proteasome subunit alpha — protein MGMQGDLFQLLKEQGYQFGQPTVAGAGVDLPSATTILAFKYRDGVLVAGDRRATAGNMVMYDRTDKVLEIDRHSVMAIAGVPATAYEMVRILEHSFKYYRRTQLQELSFEGKLRAVSKLLKENVPAALAGTGAVVPVFAGYDFEQGAAKIFFYDILGAEFEGVDYAVSGSGSPTIRGILHYVNTWGERSLATMTEEEATVQALRLLTSAAEFDSATGGVNRESSLYPIIKLITQDGVRIVPDDRLKPLFESKVVRHA, from the coding sequence ATGGGGATGCAGGGAGATTTGTTTCAGCTGTTGAAGGAGCAGGGCTATCAATTCGGCCAGCCGACGGTTGCCGGAGCGGGAGTCGATCTGCCGAGCGCGACGACGATTCTCGCGTTCAAGTATCGCGATGGCGTCCTCGTCGCTGGGGATCGCCGAGCGACGGCCGGCAACATGGTGATGTACGATCGGACGGACAAGGTCCTCGAAATCGACCGTCATAGTGTCATGGCCATCGCGGGGGTTCCTGCTACGGCCTATGAGATGGTGCGGATATTGGAGCACTCGTTCAAATACTACCGGCGGACTCAGCTTCAGGAGTTGAGCTTTGAGGGGAAGCTGCGTGCGGTATCGAAGCTCTTGAAGGAGAATGTGCCGGCGGCCTTGGCGGGAACCGGCGCCGTGGTGCCGGTGTTTGCCGGGTACGATTTCGAACAGGGCGCGGCCAAGATATTTTTCTACGACATTCTCGGCGCTGAGTTCGAAGGGGTTGATTATGCGGTGTCGGGATCCGGATCGCCGACGATCCGCGGCATTCTGCACTATGTGAACACCTGGGGCGAGCGCTCCCTGGCTACGATGACGGAGGAAGAGGCGACCGTGCAGGCGTTGCGTCTCTTAACCAGTGCCGCCGAGTTTGATTCGGCCACGGGCGGCGTCAATCGCGAGTCCAGCCTCTATCCGATTATCAAATTAATTACGCAAGACGGAGTGCGGATAGTTCCTGACGACCGGTTGAAACCCCTCTTTGAGTCCAAGGTGGTGCGCCATGCATGA
- a CDS encoding class II aldolase/adducin family protein: MLTAIGDVMRRVYERGWITTRDGNISMRKREGKYLYITPSGWRKTIVHPEHVVRLEIVSDPVTNQLSPKVRDGQQPSGELWMHWNLQRDSKKTRTVVHVHATHIVAAIYAGVDLQAMSAEFPEISRYTRVGRTVPALPALSRDLADATAECFGLKKDGALEFDIVGQANHGVCAVAADPWSAYEHIERLDHICEIVLKSGVAARAFNQRSASLAA, from the coding sequence ATGTTAACAGCAATCGGCGACGTCATGCGGCGGGTGTACGAGCGAGGGTGGATTACGACCAGAGACGGCAATATCAGTATGCGGAAACGCGAGGGCAAGTATCTCTACATCACGCCTTCCGGATGGCGGAAAACGATCGTTCATCCGGAGCATGTGGTTCGATTAGAGATTGTGAGCGATCCGGTGACGAATCAACTGAGTCCCAAAGTTCGGGATGGACAGCAACCGTCCGGTGAACTCTGGATGCATTGGAACCTGCAACGGGACTCCAAGAAGACGCGGACGGTGGTCCACGTGCATGCGACTCACATTGTCGCGGCGATTTATGCGGGAGTGGACTTACAGGCCATGAGCGCTGAGTTTCCCGAGATCTCGCGCTATACCCGAGTCGGTCGGACCGTTCCAGCCCTCCCGGCGCTTTCTCGCGATCTGGCAGATGCCACGGCGGAATGTTTTGGACTGAAGAAAGATGGGGCGCTCGAATTCGACATCGTTGGGCAGGCAAATCACGGAGTCTGCGCCGTGGCCGCTGATCCATGGTCGGCCTATGAACATATCGAGCGGCTGGATCATATTTGCGAGATCGTTCTGAAAAGCGGGGTTGCCGCTCGCGCGTTCAATCAACGGTCGGCGAGCCTGGCGGCTTAA
- a CDS encoding YciI family protein — MKFVILGYDGPEGEAKRKIHRPAHLANLEPLAQQGRVILAGPLTDKAGSLMVLEFESQAEAEHFANQDPYMVNGVFERVEVHPFMQVLPK, encoded by the coding sequence ATGAAATTTGTAATTCTTGGTTACGACGGCCCTGAAGGAGAAGCGAAACGGAAAATCCATCGCCCAGCCCACCTCGCCAATCTTGAACCATTAGCGCAACAAGGCCGCGTCATTCTTGCCGGTCCCCTCACAGACAAAGCCGGCAGTTTGATGGTGCTGGAGTTCGAGTCGCAGGCTGAGGCCGAGCACTTCGCCAACCAGGATCCCTATATGGTGAACGGCGTCTTTGAGCGGGTTGAAGTTCACCCGTTCATGCAGGTATTACCCAAATAA
- a CDS encoding proteasome accessory factor PafA2 family protein, with product MLNRIFGLETEYGLLVNQDRPDHSPTWFANQIRDYLFQVQHRGVLDLHHRGHDEPPGNGGFLTNAGRMYLDMGHLEYASPECQSLVDLVAVDRAGDQLLQEAIEALGFGETISLIKNNIDHETDATFGSHENYLVTRRFPFSRRGLSPLVTFLVTRQIFTGSGRIGAANPQDAWIQVDRLIVPRGALRQRSSQTLMPFQISQRADHIVNDFFEWVQQNRAIVNTRDEPLADPNQYRRIHLLLGDSNMAEVATALKMGTTGLVLQLIEEGKAPAGVELDEPVETLQEISQDQERQWIVRLQSGKTISAIDIQEQFLAAAREAYAGQDEETDWVLDQWESVLTDLRGDYAKLVGRVDWASKLWLLESFREAEQLDWQDPALKSLDLEYHNLHADRGLYFGLLEEGRVPRMTTDKAIALAMEHPPRNTRAFGRGELVRHILAAGSPEAFEDQTQDQGFFPAYVINWSIFQVNGRTPFPMPDPFKTYVQDVRTYLQSI from the coding sequence ATGCTGAACCGGATATTCGGGCTTGAAACGGAGTACGGACTTCTCGTCAATCAGGATCGGCCCGATCACTCCCCGACATGGTTTGCCAACCAGATCCGGGATTATCTGTTCCAGGTTCAGCACCGAGGGGTGCTCGACCTGCACCATCGCGGGCATGATGAGCCTCCCGGGAACGGGGGCTTCCTCACGAATGCCGGGCGGATGTATCTCGACATGGGGCACCTCGAATATGCCTCGCCCGAATGTCAGTCGCTCGTTGATCTCGTCGCGGTCGATCGGGCCGGGGATCAATTACTACAGGAAGCGATCGAGGCCTTGGGGTTCGGCGAGACCATTTCGCTCATCAAGAACAATATCGATCATGAAACGGACGCAACCTTTGGATCGCACGAGAACTATCTGGTCACCCGCCGGTTTCCCTTCAGCCGGAGGGGGTTGAGTCCTCTCGTGACCTTTCTGGTTACCAGACAGATTTTCACCGGATCCGGCCGTATCGGCGCGGCGAATCCGCAGGATGCCTGGATTCAGGTGGATCGCCTGATTGTGCCGCGTGGGGCGCTTCGGCAACGGTCCTCCCAGACCTTGATGCCGTTCCAGATTTCGCAGCGGGCCGATCATATCGTGAACGATTTCTTCGAGTGGGTGCAGCAGAACCGCGCGATCGTGAACACGCGGGACGAGCCGTTGGCGGATCCCAATCAATACCGGCGCATTCACCTGCTTCTCGGCGATTCCAATATGGCCGAAGTGGCCACGGCGCTCAAAATGGGCACGACGGGCCTGGTGTTGCAGCTGATCGAAGAGGGAAAGGCGCCGGCCGGCGTGGAGCTCGACGAGCCGGTCGAAACGCTGCAAGAAATCTCGCAGGATCAAGAGCGCCAGTGGATTGTGCGGTTGCAGTCGGGCAAGACAATCTCGGCGATCGATATTCAAGAGCAATTTCTCGCGGCAGCACGAGAGGCCTACGCCGGGCAGGATGAGGAAACGGACTGGGTGCTCGACCAGTGGGAATCGGTTCTGACGGATTTGCGCGGCGACTATGCCAAGCTGGTCGGCCGGGTCGACTGGGCCTCAAAATTGTGGCTACTCGAATCCTTTCGCGAGGCCGAACAGCTGGATTGGCAGGATCCGGCGCTCAAGAGTCTCGATCTCGAATATCATAATCTGCATGCGGACCGTGGTCTCTATTTCGGGCTGCTCGAAGAGGGGCGGGTGCCTCGCATGACGACGGACAAGGCGATTGCGCTGGCGATGGAACATCCTCCACGCAACACGCGCGCCTTCGGCCGGGGAGAGCTGGTTCGCCATATCCTAGCGGCGGGTTCACCTGAGGCCTTTGAGGATCAGACTCAGGACCAGGGATTCTTCCCGGCCTATGTCATCAATTGGTCGATTTTCCAGGTCAACGGGCGTACCCCGTTCCCAATGCCCGATCCCTTCAAAACCTATGTCCAGGACGTTCGCACCTATCTCCAATCCATCTGA
- a CDS encoding transketolase C-terminal domain-containing protein — MAENKSLIGTKNKKGQTFTDTWTMMNDAPRTPSFYTGSEVIKEALRRASCDVMIAYPITPQSEAAALIGELFAEGYIGDYFRGESEFAVMSQCAGAAFGGARVFTTTAGPGTMRAMENFPMWSGARLPIQMIVTCRGINSPLSIQPDTLEIAYLLNTGMLVWHAETAQDFFDWILKGYMVSEEPDVHLPLALCCDGFFVTHTKDVVNLTPADMCLPPYDPYRSPVPCMDMECPPVRMMRDPFVMKSNYISYATHASWQQEIWAAIERSRKHTIKWINGLVDTENTDAEIMIVASGTAVSQGREAIRLLEDEGIRCGLVKVKSLRPWPEEEIREATKNAKHIFVPEFNVTGWLAKEIKATIPNHHRVHAGPRVCGGMTMPPEIIVQEIKTVLGMKTVSLAGRGS; from the coding sequence ATGGCAGAGAATAAATCCCTCATCGGGACAAAGAATAAAAAAGGACAGACCTTTACCGATACCTGGACGATGATGAACGACGCCCCGCGTACCCCGTCGTTCTATACAGGTAGCGAAGTCATTAAAGAAGCGTTGCGACGCGCCAGTTGCGACGTGATGATTGCCTATCCGATCACCCCGCAGAGTGAAGCAGCGGCGTTGATCGGCGAATTGTTCGCCGAAGGCTACATCGGTGACTACTTCCGCGGTGAGAGCGAATTTGCCGTCATGTCCCAGTGCGCCGGCGCCGCATTCGGTGGCGCTCGCGTCTTTACGACGACCGCAGGCCCCGGCACAATGCGCGCCATGGAAAACTTCCCCATGTGGTCCGGTGCGCGGCTGCCGATTCAAATGATCGTCACATGCCGCGGCATCAACTCGCCGCTCTCTATCCAACCGGACACACTCGAAATCGCGTACTTGTTGAATACCGGAATGCTGGTCTGGCATGCGGAAACCGCACAAGACTTCTTCGACTGGATCCTCAAAGGCTACATGGTATCGGAAGAGCCGGACGTGCACTTGCCCCTCGCGCTCTGCTGCGACGGATTCTTTGTGACACACACGAAGGACGTCGTAAATTTGACTCCGGCCGACATGTGTTTGCCGCCCTACGACCCCTACCGTTCACCAGTCCCCTGCATGGACATGGAATGTCCGCCGGTCCGGATGATGCGCGACCCCTTCGTCATGAAGAGTAACTACATCAGCTACGCCACCCATGCCAGCTGGCAGCAGGAAATCTGGGCTGCGATTGAACGCTCAAGAAAACATACCATCAAGTGGATCAACGGATTAGTCGATACTGAGAATACCGATGCCGAGATCATGATCGTGGCCTCTGGCACAGCCGTCTCACAGGGACGCGAAGCCATCCGCCTCTTAGAGGACGAAGGCATCCGCTGCGGACTGGTGAAAGTAAAGTCCCTGCGCCCCTGGCCGGAAGAGGAAATCCGGGAAGCCACGAAAAACGCGAAGCACATTTTCGTGCCGGAGTTTAACGTCACCGGGTGGCTGGCGAAAGAAATCAAGGCGACGATTCCCAATCACCATCGAGTCCATGCCGGTCCGCGCGTGTGCGGAGGCATGACGATGCCGCCGGAAATCATCGTTCAGGAAATCAAAACAGTCCTCGGGATGAAGACCGTCTCCCTGGCTGGTCGTGGGAGCTGA